A region from the Mycolicibacterium litorale genome encodes:
- a CDS encoding nitroreductase family deazaflavin-dependent oxidoreductase encodes MRVPRGIAEFNRRVTNPAARTITPWLPNLGTLEHVGRKSGKRYRTPLLVFKTHDGYAILIGYGLQTDWLKNVLAGGPTVLRKRGRTVVLVNPRVVSKAEAAALVLPRSRLLYRAFPYNEAAVLLTNVGSSS; translated from the coding sequence ATGCGCGTGCCTCGCGGTATCGCAGAGTTCAACAGGCGAGTCACCAATCCGGCGGCTCGCACGATTACACCGTGGCTTCCGAATCTCGGGACGCTCGAGCACGTCGGACGGAAGTCGGGTAAGCGCTATCGAACGCCCCTCCTGGTATTCAAGACCCATGATGGCTACGCCATCCTCATCGGCTACGGCCTACAGACGGACTGGTTGAAGAACGTGCTGGCCGGCGGACCGACGGTGCTGCGCAAGCGTGGACGGACTGTCGTGCTCGTCAACCCACGGGTGGTGAGCAAGGCCGAGGCCGCGGCCCTTGTCCTACCGCGTTCTCGCCTGCTTTACCGAGCGTTTCCCTACAACGAGGCAGCCGTGCTGCTGACGAATGTGGGCTCGTCGAGTTGA
- a CDS encoding cytochrome P450: MTLLEHASDFFGTDALQDPYQLYSRMHDRASVHRIGESGFYAVCGWEAVMDAVHRVEDFSSNLTATMVYHDDGTVTPFEMGTLGGPQHALATADDPLHDTHRKLLVPHLSARRIRVIEEFAEVTANRLWSAGLADGRIEWMGAVADRLPMMVVARLLGLPEEDVDRLIRLGYATTTLLDGVVSSVQLETAGTAAMELAGYVMEHFAKAGESPRPGLIGDLAARYASGELEQLPALGIMLTLFSAAGESTASLLGSAAWVMVQHRDIQQQVRANPELLAVFIEETLRYESPFRGHYRHVVRDATLAGVDVPAGSRLLLMWGAANRDPQQFDTPNEFRLDRSNGKGHLAFGRGAHFCVGAALARLEARIALRTLLERTTWIEAADIGQWLPSILVRRLERLELKIS; this comes from the coding sequence ATGACGCTGTTGGAGCATGCGAGCGACTTCTTCGGAACCGACGCGCTGCAGGATCCCTATCAGCTCTACAGCCGGATGCACGATCGCGCATCGGTGCACCGCATCGGTGAGTCCGGCTTTTACGCGGTGTGCGGCTGGGAGGCCGTCATGGACGCCGTCCACCGGGTCGAGGACTTCTCGTCGAACCTCACCGCGACGATGGTGTACCACGACGACGGCACCGTCACCCCGTTCGAAATGGGGACCCTCGGTGGCCCACAACATGCACTGGCCACCGCCGACGACCCATTGCACGACACACACCGCAAGCTGCTGGTGCCCCATCTGTCCGCGAGGCGAATCCGGGTCATCGAAGAGTTCGCCGAAGTCACCGCCAACCGACTGTGGTCCGCAGGTCTGGCTGACGGGCGGATCGAGTGGATGGGCGCCGTGGCCGATCGGCTTCCCATGATGGTCGTTGCCCGCTTGCTCGGGCTACCGGAGGAAGACGTCGACAGGCTGATCCGACTGGGCTACGCCACCACGACCTTGCTCGACGGCGTGGTCAGCTCAGTCCAGCTCGAAACCGCGGGCACGGCTGCGATGGAGCTGGCCGGGTACGTGATGGAACACTTCGCCAAAGCCGGAGAAAGCCCTCGGCCGGGCCTCATCGGGGACCTCGCCGCCCGCTATGCGTCGGGTGAACTCGAACAGCTTCCAGCGCTCGGCATCATGCTGACCTTGTTCAGTGCGGCAGGCGAATCGACCGCTTCCCTGTTGGGAAGCGCCGCGTGGGTCATGGTGCAACACAGGGACATTCAACAACAGGTCCGTGCCAATCCCGAGCTGTTGGCTGTGTTCATCGAAGAGACGTTGCGCTATGAGTCGCCGTTTCGTGGTCACTACCGGCACGTCGTGCGAGACGCCACGCTGGCCGGGGTCGACGTGCCCGCCGGTTCCCGTCTGCTGCTGATGTGGGGAGCAGCGAACCGCGACCCCCAACAGTTCGACACACCGAACGAGTTCCGCCTCGACCGCAGCAACGGTAAGGGCCATCTCGCCTTCGGTAGAGGCGCGCACTTCTGCGTCGGGGCTGCACTGGCTCGCCTGGAGGCGAGGATCGCCTTGCGCACGCTGCTGGAACGGACAACCTGGATCGAGGCCGCTGACATAGGACAGTGGCTGCCCAGCATCCTGGTTCGCCGACTCGAACGACTGGAACTCAAGATCTCCTGA
- a CDS encoding cytochrome P450, whose product MTTLRTGLPTVDYFSVDDPEEAHRIIAAARDRGPVALGPRGLEILSYDLVRNVLRDSRFATPLGLGLAEQGITSGPVWDRVVTSLLGLEGEDHHRLRRLVSKAFTPRASARLRQTCVQVISDLVDPHTAAGTVDIVADIARPYPIPIICALLGTPARDWRRISEWADDIFKVFNWNVAEDADDIERAWRELDNYHDVLVQSRRDNLTDDLLSDLIRAEADGDRLTHDELLKLAAGLLTAGTDTTRNQLAAAVGVLCDHPDQWELLAAHPELIPPAVEELMRLRPVTFSALRSPREDVELGGVRLRAGEMIIVNTAAANRDPAVFDDPDRLDVTRDGAAPMLTFGGGVHYCLGAHLARIELVEALTVITQRMPNPRRTAPERWKPLVGISGPVSLPIAFDPGP is encoded by the coding sequence ATGACAACGCTGCGGACTGGGTTGCCTACCGTCGACTATTTCAGCGTCGACGATCCAGAGGAGGCGCACCGCATCATTGCCGCGGCGCGGGATCGTGGACCGGTCGCGCTCGGCCCACGCGGGCTCGAGATCCTGTCCTATGACCTCGTGCGTAACGTGCTGCGCGACAGTCGTTTCGCCACCCCGCTGGGCCTGGGGCTCGCCGAGCAGGGCATCACCTCGGGCCCGGTCTGGGATCGCGTCGTCACCAGCCTGCTCGGGCTCGAAGGCGAGGATCATCACCGGCTGCGCCGGCTGGTGAGCAAGGCCTTCACCCCGAGGGCCTCCGCGCGACTTCGTCAGACGTGCGTTCAGGTCATCAGCGATCTCGTCGACCCGCACACCGCGGCCGGCACCGTCGACATCGTCGCCGACATCGCACGGCCCTACCCGATCCCGATCATCTGCGCGCTCCTCGGCACGCCGGCGCGGGACTGGCGCCGGATCTCGGAATGGGCCGACGACATCTTCAAAGTCTTCAACTGGAACGTCGCCGAAGACGCCGACGACATCGAGCGGGCGTGGCGCGAGCTCGACAACTACCACGACGTACTGGTCCAGTCCCGCCGCGACAACCTCACCGATGACCTGTTGTCCGACCTCATACGGGCCGAGGCCGACGGTGACCGGCTCACCCACGACGAGCTGCTGAAGTTGGCCGCCGGACTTCTGACGGCGGGCACCGACACAACACGCAACCAGCTCGCCGCTGCCGTCGGCGTGCTGTGCGACCATCCCGACCAGTGGGAGCTGTTGGCCGCGCACCCGGAACTCATCCCGCCCGCCGTCGAGGAGCTGATGCGGTTGCGCCCGGTGACCTTCAGCGCCCTGCGCAGCCCTCGGGAGGACGTCGAGCTCGGCGGCGTGCGGCTACGCGCAGGCGAGATGATCATCGTGAACACTGCGGCCGCGAACCGGGACCCCGCGGTGTTCGACGACCCCGACCGGCTCGACGTCACGCGTGACGGTGCCGCGCCGATGCTCACTTTCGGCGGCGGTGTCCACTACTGCCTCGGCGCCCACCTGGCTCGGATCGAACTCGTGGAGGCGCTCACCGTGATCACCCAGCGGATGCCGAACCCGCGTCGCACCGCCCCAGAACGCTGGAAACCGCTCGTCGGCATCAGCGGTCCGGTGTCGTTGCCGATCGCCTTCGACCCGGGGCCTTGA
- a CDS encoding TetR/AcrR family transcriptional regulator, with translation MATGDWLVGRDRHSAAAERIYAAAAELMSREGYDAFSIDALAATVHCSPATIYRHAGGKTAIREVVMSRQAERILDSVREAISGLTGSDRIVTATTVALQRMRADPLAQIMRSMASHPGDDWLIDSPIVARFATEMVGLATPDPLAAQWLIRAFLALWYWPLKDPEAETEMVRRFLGPPYRTAVQS, from the coding sequence ATGGCGACCGGCGACTGGCTGGTGGGACGGGACCGGCACAGCGCAGCCGCGGAACGGATCTACGCCGCGGCCGCCGAGTTGATGTCTCGTGAGGGCTACGACGCGTTCAGCATCGACGCATTGGCCGCGACCGTGCACTGCTCACCGGCGACGATCTACCGGCACGCCGGCGGCAAGACCGCGATCCGCGAGGTCGTGATGAGCCGTCAAGCCGAACGCATCCTCGACTCCGTTCGGGAGGCGATCTCCGGCCTGACAGGTTCGGACCGGATCGTCACGGCCACTACCGTTGCCCTGCAGCGCATGCGCGCTGACCCCCTTGCGCAGATCATGCGCTCGATGGCGTCACACCCCGGCGACGACTGGCTTATCGACTCGCCGATCGTCGCGCGGTTCGCCACGGAGATGGTCGGGCTGGCCACGCCCGATCCCCTGGCCGCCCAATGGTTGATCCGGGCATTCCTGGCGCTGTGGTACTGGCCGCTCAAAGACCCCGAGGCCGAGACCGAGATGGTGCGCCGGTTTCTCGGACCGCCGTATCGAACCGCCGTGCAGTCGTGA